In Tachysurus vachellii isolate PV-2020 chromosome 10, HZAU_Pvac_v1, whole genome shotgun sequence, the following proteins share a genomic window:
- the lgals8b gene encoding galectin-8 encodes MSVANAKQAVFNPVIPFTGLIPGGLQPGEMVVVQGCVLNHADRFQFDLTCGSSTKPRADIAFHFNPRFRNAPCIVCNSLHQGGWGREEILDQMPFKQGASFETIILVQEDVFKVAVNGAHVLEYQHRIPLHRIDTFSISGKVQIQAIGYVPSSAIFSESGDLSIPYRGSILKGLSPGQHITIKGNVTLFPHSFSVNLRCGESKNIALHINARIKSGTLIRNSFLCESWGPEEMELSYFPFTAGKYFEIIILCQTHQFKIAVNGEHLLEYRHRVQDLSSITQLEVLGDMDLQDIKLW; translated from the exons GTAATTCCTTTCACAGGACTCATCCCAGGTGGGCTTCAGCCAGGGGAGATGGTTGTAGTTCAGGGCTGTGTTCTAAATCATGCTGACAG GTTCCAGTTTGACCTGACCTGTGGCAGCAGCACTAAGCCCAGAGCCGACATCGCTTTCCACTTCAATCCCCGCTTCAGGAACGCTCCATGCATCGTTTGCAACTCCTTACATCAAGGTGGCTGGGGCCGAGAGGAGATTCTCGATCAGATGCCCTTTAAGCAAGGAGCGTCCTTTGAGACAATCATTCTAGTTCAGGAAGATGTGTTCAAG GTGGCAGTAAACGGAGCTCATGTCCTGGAGTATCAGCACAGAATCCCTCTGCACAGGATCGACACGTTCTCCATATCAGGAAAAGTTCAAATACAAGCCATCGGCTACGTCCCAAGCTCA GCAATATTTTCAGAATCAGGTGATCTG AGTATACCCTACAGAGGCAGTATACTTAAAGGGCTCAGTCCTGGACAGCACATAACAATTAAAGGCAACGTCACTTTATTTCCTCACAG TTTCTCTGTAAACCTGAGGTGCGGCGAGTCAAAGAACATCGCACTACACATCAACGCACGCATCAAATCAGGCACGTTGATCCGCAACTCCTTCTTATGCGAGTCTTGGGGACCCGAGGAGATGGAGCTGTCGTACTTCCCGTTCACAGCTGGGAAATATTTTGAG ATCATCATCCTGTGCCAGACTCACCAGTTTAAAATCGCAGTGAATGGAGAGCATCTGCTGGAGTACAGACACCGAGTGCAGGACCTGAGCTCCATCACCCAGCTGGAGGTCCTCGGAGACATGGACTTACAGGACATTAAGCTCTGGTGA